The DNA window TTCACAGCCTGGAGTCTGAAGAGGCAAAGAAGGATGCGAAGGAAAAGGCCCTTTTTGACTATAGATTTTTGTTGAAGGCGTGTGAGGAAGTCGGTGCTCCTTATgtggtcatgatggaagACGATATCGTCGCGCAGGACGGATGGTATCACCGAACTCGGGCTGCCATACAGTCGGCAgaggagcagaccaaggagaTTGAAGCTTCAAAGTGTAAGAAAAGCCCTTCCATAACACCGCTCGGAGCCGAGATTCGAGAACCACGCTGACTGAGTGGACGATCGAATTTAGGGTTATACCTTCGTCTCTTCTATACCGAGAAATTCCTCGGCTGGAATGCCGACGACTGGCCCGTATTCCTCTCCTACTCCGTCTTGACGGTCGCCTTTGTCGCTTGTTCGCTTACCGGCTGTCGACAATACAATAAACGTTTGCGCACGATGATCCCGAAGGAGATGATCCTTATCGCATGTGGGATCTGTACACCTCTTTTAatcggcctcttcttcgcggctGGGCAAGTGACGACGCGCCCTATTCCACAAGGTGTGCACCAGATGCCACGATACGCCTGTTGCTCTCAGGCATTTGTCTTTCCCCGAACACGAGTCCCCGATATTGTGGGTTGGTACACAGAGAAAGGTCGTGGAGAAGCGGATAGTCTTACGGAAGAATTTGCGGACAAGTATAATGAGATTCGCTGGGCTGTGACACCGAGCATTGTGCAGCACGTCGGACGGACCAGCTCCAAGACGAGCAGAACAGGTTCAGTGGCAAAGCTTTGGAATTTTGAATTTGAGACGAATGATCTGGAGGTCCTGCGCGAAGAGCATGATCGTATCAAGGATCAGGAATATGCCTAGCTCTCGTGTGTTTTCCCTACATTAGCGCCGGCGCATATCTCAATCTATTCAATGTTGTAATATCCATTTTTTTAATTCTACTCTAGGTCTGTCAGGACTTGAAATTCCAAACAGGTCCTTCTGTTCGTCCTCGAAAGACTATTCATGTCGCATGATGGAACCTATACTAATGTGCTAGATACAAATAacttccttttcttctcgaTAACTTTTTTATCCTGTTCTCGCTATTTTCAAAATTCTTTCCAGTTGATAGTTTGCTCCCACGCATACGCAACTCGTAAGACTGTCAACTCATCGTGCCACCTGCCCACAACCTGCATACTAGCAGGTAGTTTGGTGCTCACATCGTCCTTTGCAGGCACAAATCCGATTGGCATTGCCAGCGCTGGATGCCCTGTAGCATTGAATGAGCAAGTGTTCTCCGTCATTCCTTTCGCCGCTTCCATTTGGACCACTGGCTTTGCGTCTACAGCTGGGAGGCGGTTCGCGGGCGACAGCGTCGTGGGCATCACTATCACGTCCACCGAGGAGAGAACGCCATCATATAGATCTTTCAGCTTACGCATGATGTTTGCAGCCTTCGGATATACGGTTGCATAGCGTTGCCAGGCGAActcgccagcgaggaggcCATCTTTGCTCATAACGCTCATCTACATCCGCGAAAGTCAGCAGGTTTCAATGAGATATGCCTGTCTTCAACTAACCTTGCTCACCACTTCAGGTGTGTAGGGAaagcccttcttctcgtatAAGTCTGTCAGCATCGCTTGTCGCCGGCCCGTGGCCTGTCCCATCATTCCCATATGATTCCCCATTTTGCTGAGTACCGAATATACCCCTCTGCCATGAGCGTGAAGCGGGACGCTGACATCCTGCACGCTAGCTCCCAGTTTTTCGAAGACTTTGACCGCATCTCTGAACTTTTTCTCCACGTGCGGGTCGATATCGGCCGGTAGGCCTTCTTTCAACACACCTATCCTCAGCCCCTCAATTCCGGCCGCTGCACTTTGCCTAATCAAGTGCGAATAACGTGGCACATCCTTGGGGGATGGGATCCCGGGCCCCGAGcggtcatcaagaccatctGCGCCGGCAATCGCCTCTAGCAACACGGCATTGTCGAGACATGTCGTGGTTATAGGCCCAACATAATCCAAGCTCGCATCATTACTCGCGATTCCCGTATATGGCACCAGCCCTGCCGTCGGCTTGAGCCCATACAGCCCCGTCAGGGCGGCCGGGATGCGAATACTACCTCCTTGATCGCAACCGAGACCCATGTCCGTGCCGCCGCTCGCCACCACTGCCGCCGTGCCCGAGCTGCTGCCCCCAACTGAATACCCCCGCGCGTATGGGTTGTGCACCGGGCCTGTTGCTGCAGTCGAGCTGACAGCCCCACGCGACAGATTCTCGCATACGGCCTTGCCGGTGATGGTGCCGCCGGCGTCAATGATGCGCGTCACCACGGTGGCATCGGTGCGTGGGATCCAGTCGCGAAAAGTGTCAGTGCCGAGTAGGCACGGCACGCCGGCGACGCAAATGTTGTCTTTCAGACAGAAGGTCTTGTCTTGCAAAATGTTCGAAATTGGCGACTTAGAGGATAGTTCGAATCGCCAGGCCCATGCTCCAAGAGGGTTGTCCGCTGCTTGCGGGAAATGGACGTTTTGCCTAGGGCTGATAGTCTGGTCGGGTTCCGGCTGGTAGTCTATATGATAGTTAGCGAATTGATGTTCCAAACGAAACATGCAGCACCTCACTTGCCGTCCATCGCGGCCACGGTCTCCAATGTCTTTTCCGtgcgcgcaagaagcacCTCATAGTCCTCGATCTCATGGTCCGGTATCTCAAAGGACAGCCCTCTTGCCAGAGAGAGCAGCTCTTCCCGGGACGGAGCCATGATGACCTCTGTCAAAATATTAAAAGGCTGCTGTTTTGAATCTGCTGGCAGCGTAGTGAGAAGGTCGTGCTCCCGTCTTCGTTTGTCAAGCCCTTATCATGACCGAAGCTAAAACCTCGGCATCGCAAACCACTTCCCTAAAATACAATCAGCTGCCTGAAAATAACCATGTTGAGTGATTTGACTAATTTTCGGTATCTTCCGCCGCGAGTCAGTCCCCGCCCCGCTAAGCTCAATTCCGTGTCTCGCTCTGAATGCCGCGCGAGAGCCAATTTCCTCAATGCGCGCCGGAGACTCCGACGGAGGGACCGACCCCGCCAGATATCGGTTAGCTATCCCCGAGTTGATAACAACAACCAATGGTCACACATTATTTATTCAGTCAGGACCTCAAATAGACTCCAGGGGGTAGATACCAATTCATTCCTAGTCTAACACAATTTCCGCGCTCCGAAAATGGTCCACATTGAGCCAAAGTACCAAGTCCCCCGTGATTTTGAGGGTTACGGCGAGGAAGGGTTTGACGCCAAATGGCCCAACGGCGCGCGTATTGCGGTGTCGTTTGTGCTGAACTATGAGTGAGATTGCGAAACTCAAACACTGTTTCAGATCCATGGAGGCTAACTCGCGCCAGGGAAGGTGGTGAGCGCTGCATTCTGGACGGCGACAATATGTCGGAGCCGTACCTATGGGAGAAGGGTTCGTCGGGTGGACACCGTGATAACGCCCGGTATCTCAATGCCGAGCACGACTTCGAATACGGTAGTCGAGTGGCTTCGTGGCGGTTGATCCGCCTGTTCAAGGAGTTTGGCTGGACCTTCACGACCTATGCAGTTGCGATGGCCCTGAAGAAGAATCCAACCTTTGCCAAAGCCTTGGTGCGCGATGGTCACGAAATAGCTACCCACGGTGTGCGATGGAAGGACTTCTGGGACTATAACTTGGAGGAGGATAAGGCGTATATCAAGGagagcctgctgctgctgaaggAGGTTACTGGAGAGATGCCTGCTGGTGCCTACTTTGGTCGTGGTACCCCACAGACACATCATCTGTTCCCTGAGGTCTGGAAGGAGCTGGGTGCGGAGTTCCTCTGGTCATCGGAGTGCTACAATGACGATGTACCTTACTGGCTTGACCTGCCATGGGAAAACGACCTGCCCGAAAAGGATCGGGAGGGTATGCTCTTGATCCCATATAACGTAAGTTCATACTTCTTCCATCAGATTCAATCCGTTCCGGCACTGACACATCGGATTAGTACGACTGCAATGATGGCAAATTCCACATGGCGCCCGGTTTCGGCTCCAGTTCAGGCGAGAGCTATGAGAAGTATCTCAAGAACACATTCGACATGCTGTACCGCGAGGGCGGCAAGATGATGAACATTCCAATTCACACACGTATCATCGGAAAGCCCGGCCGATGCGAAGCGCTGCGTAACTTTATGAAGTACGTCGCCGACAAGCCTGATGTTTGGGTGACGAACAGACGAGATATCGCCAAGCACTTCCGGTCTAAGTTTCCTTACCAGCCTGACCGAAAGTGGGTTGAGGACGCCAGGAAACAGGAATAAGGGCGCTGGACCTGCGCATCTAGCCCAGGTGAGGTGGACCAAGCCGAGAAATAAAGGCTTGATCTTTGCATTCGATCACTCTCTATAGCGATGATTGCAAGTACTCTGTTAATTCAATAAGTAACTTCCAAGAATTCTCCGTGGTCGTAAGTTCGACTATTATCGCTATCGCGTTATGTAGTTACACAGCTTGGCTAACTATGGCAACTGCCATTCCTCCCAACTGCTGTCACCAAAGTTCCCATAGCCGAGCGTCCAAGGTATTTGCGCCGAGGGCGTGTCGGGATCTGCCCAGGTGGCAAGCTCGTTCACAACCGCCATGGTGTCGAATTCCATCCATCGGTCCTGTAAAACCTGCAGCGGCGGTGGCATAGGTTCTCCCGGGACAGATTCGGGTCCATTCATGAATTCTTCACTCGAGACGACCGCATTGCTATCAATTTGAGTATCCTGGGCCGCCGGGGCTGCAGTGTCGTTCATGGGAATATCTTCTGTGGTTCCCGCACCACCTACTCCAGTGCCTGTCTGTTGTGTCTCCAGTCTCTCCATAGTCACGCTCACCAGCGCCTCAAATGCGTCACGGTATCGTCGTACCCATGGGGTTCGTTCTCCCATGACGAACAGCACGCTCGAGCATGCTCGAATATTATTGCTTAACCGTACACTCCACACATCACTCGCATGCGTCCACAAGCAGTAGAGCAGCACGATGCCAGAAACAAAGACGGTCTGTACGGCGATGAAACTATGTCCATAGTCGGAGTTTTGATGCAGTCTCTTGTGAATTTGACAGATCTGACCCGCCGACTCTAGACAGGCATTGTAGTAAGGGTCAGAACTCGGCAAAATAGAGAGAAAAGgctggatgaggaggcgcATGGCTCGGTGAtagtgaagaagaaagtaGTCTAGGCGACGGCTGCTGTATAGATCCACAGACGCCACTATGCTGTCCTTCCACTCCTGCAGTTGCTGGTAGTGCCCTTTCGTCTTGGGAAGTAGATCTTGCAGGGTGCGGTCATTGCGGTATATAGAATGATGAATTCTAGACTCAATCCTCctgagctggaagatatGGATGGCCTGTCGTAGTTTGTGGTCATCGTCTCGCATCACAGTGGGCATATCCACGTCGATCAACCGATCAGGAAGACTGACGGGGTAACCGAGTGCGATTGAAATGTTGCGCTCGAGTGAGTAAACAGTCCAAAAGAGCTTCCGTCGCTTTTGGATGGTCGCGGGGAGGAGATCGACCTCGCGCCGGGAAAGGTACATTCCCTGGTGAATGCAGGTACGCATGGCGAATCCAATTAAGTACCATAGCTCTTGGCTGAGGGAGCAACGGAGGTGGAAAATGCCCAGAAGGACCATGGCCTCGATGCTCTCGAGCGATTGAGGTTCTCGTGCCGCTGAAATATGCTGTATGGCTGTTGCATAAAAAGCCTGTTTGGATAGTTAGCAATATGCTTCACGGACGAGAAACCCGAATTTTCATGAGACTAACCTCCGGtgttggcgaggatgtctGTTTTTCTGTCAAAGCAAGCAGTCCAGACCCTATAGCATACACGAGGTACAGTTTGAATAACCCAAATCGCTGGTTCGCTGTCAGGGATTGCGGGTCCACACGTGAAAGGGCTTCTCTCCCTTGGTGCAGTTCCAAAATCTGATCCAGATCCAAGAAAGGATACCTCCAATCTAGTCTCTCCGAGTAGGTCTCGATGAGCTTCATACCCAAGTCCTCTGAAGGCGGTCCAGCACCCTCTGCGTGATTGTCCATAATGGAGGTAAATGGATAGCTCCCCGAACTGGGAGAGGTATCCAGACGGTCACCCTGAGAATGAGAATCCTCCGTTGACTGGGGGCTGGTCGTCCCTGCCTTGCTCATCGTTGAAGCTTGCGCGACATCACTGAGATTAAGGGCAAGATGAAGCCCAAACTGTGAAGAGTCGGCGAACGAAGATGCATCGGGCATATCGAAACATAGAGAGTTGACTTGAACATCGCCAATGCTGATACGTCCCGGCAACCCGCCCGGAGGAAACCTGGCATCCGGCTGTTCAGCCCGCGCCGGCTGATGCCGCTGGAGTTGGATCTCTAGGCAGGCGACCTTGTTTTCTAGGCTTTGAACATACCTAGACTAATTTCAGTGTCTCTCCCAACAAGTTATACATATTAATGGACGCACTTTGCCACGACCAGGTCTTCGCCGCGAATATTTTGCAAGTCGCATGATGCCCCTGATTTTGTacagctggagcaggcggGCAGCCGTCCGTCACACTATTGAAGATTAGCCATCAATATCAGGGACTTAAACATCTCCATCAGAGGAAATTCTAGCCGGATGTGCATACCCTCTGCTTCCTGGTCTTGCAACGCGAGCAGGCTGTCCTCCCCATTCCACGTTTACGACTTTGACTGGAAAGCTGGCCGCCCGGCGTCGTGGGAGATCCCGGACCATTGCCAGGTGGAATTACCCCAGAGAAGCTCATGCCTAATGGATAAAAAGTGCTGATGATCGAGATGGTGGAGGGGAAGCGGAGGATCCGGAAGATACGCATGCATAGGCCGTAACAGCCGATCAACCAATGGGCGGTCCACACTTGCCACCACTCCACTTAGGCGTTATCACAGATAGAACAAATGTACTTCTAGAAATGACTATGAATATAATAATTCCGACCCGACTCGTAAGTATTGAGCTAGGATTGGCGCAATACGTAATGCTAATCTACGAACCCTACCGATCGGAAATGGCCATTACGGTACTGCACTCGGCTCGGGTGGTAATTCCCTTGGGAAGATGAACACATTATGTAAAAGTCCTGGGAGCAATAAATTTAAATGCTATTGTCTTGCTCAGAAGATTTCAAGCAATGTCTTTCTCTGACATCACAGCACCATTGCCCAGCCTGATAGTCAGAACGCTTTCTCCATCAAAGAACCCCTCGGAGTCCGCCATATATTCCCAGGTCTTGGGGGTATCCTGCTTGCCCTCGGGGTAGATCTGTGTAGGAAAGAGCAGATTTCCAGCATAGTAGACTGCCGAGCTCATGAGGAAACTTAGGAAGAATCCAAGCTTGTACATGTTCTTGCTGGCCTGGTCCGTCAGGCCAGGTTTCAGGGCGCCAGCCACGCCATGAATGACGAATGCTGTACCTGCAAGccaggctgccatggcacGGAGATTCCAGCCTTTCCAATATGTATAGGGAGAAGCCGGCTCGCGACTGTACAGTGATGGGACGTGAATATTACCGCGCCTAATAAGCCAGTAGTCAACCACCATAATACCGCAAACGGGCATCAGAAAGACAGTATAGGACGACAGAAATGTCAGGAAGCTAGTTGCGTTGGCAATTATCTTCCAGGGGAAGAACAAGGGACCTAGAAGACCACAGATGATCTGTCCACGAACAATATTGATATATCGGGGCACAAGACCGCTCATATCCGCACCCGCCGGAAGCGAGTTAGTACCAGCGTTAGTAGCCATAATAGCAAGAATCATTCCCTAAATGGAGTTAGCGTCCTGGATATTGAAACAGACTGGTTGCAGAGTGACTTACGAAGCAGGCAAAGAAAATACCGGCACGGGCACCCGCACCCCAATAGGTAGTCAGGATCGCGTCGTAAAGATCCCACACATTCCAGTAGGAAGTACCCAAGAACCCCTTCGCAGCGCTCGTAGTTCCGGCGCTGAGGAACATGATCAAGATCTTACTGATGAAGATACCCAGAGTTTGCGACCAAGTGGCTTGAGACGGCTTTTGCGCGTACCGCGCAATGTCAGGCTGGTTGATTAAAATAGGGCAAAGAGCAGCGCAGACGGAATTGATGGCTGAAATCATGGGCCAGACGAGGCTCGAGCCTGAAAGAATGACTTGCCCGTCAAAGTGGAAATTACCTAGCGAGCCGTGATTCTGGTGGATAGCCCATCCCAACACGGCGAACAGAGCGACGGTGCTGTAGAATGCcttgacgacgaagatgtgCCTGAGCACAATAGGGTGCACAAACATCAGACCCATTTGGAAAAACCAGTagatgaagaaggccagcatATTTGCGCTGGTGATACCAGCATTGGCGGGCAGATGGTTTGGAATGTTGTCCCACGCTGAGCCAAAGATGCATCGCAGCAGGACGGCCATCAGCATTCCGCCATAGTAGAGGTTggtggaaaagaagatcGTTGCCACAGCGCcgcggatgaagatgaagaactTAGCACCACGCGGGCCGCCAGCTGCGCGACCCATGACGGGGTATCCGACATGATATCGTGTCGCACCTCGAGAGTTCAGAGCAACCACGATGGACAGGAAGATGGAGGCGATTGTCGCAGCAATGAGGGTGTGCCACCATTGCTAAAAGGAATCTCCATTAGGATACTGGATAGCCCCTGCTTATCAGGGGTTCTTGGATCACTCACCAGGCCAATAGTAGCCAGAGAAGCTCCAAGGTTGTAGCTCGTAGGCGAGAAGGAAGTTGTCAGGTAATATGTGAAATAGTGAATCCATCCCCATGATCGACGTTCTATTGAATATTATCATTATGTCGGTCGCCCATATTAGGGAGTGAGATTCTCGAATAGAGAGACCTACCAGGTTCTGTTGGCAGCAAATCCTCATTGTAGGCGGcctcctccccatcaacTTCTTTcgcctcgatggccttgagaAAAGCTTTCCGAGAGCCAAAGGCGTCCGTAGTCCGTATAGCCCAGGTCATTGTGTCGtaaacaaaacaaaaacagtACAACGAGTGGACAGATGCGGCGGTCACTCCAGGTTTATGTTAGAGAAAAGTTTAGCTTATTGCCCCGGGGAGGACCCCAGATAAAGAGACACTTTAGCTTGTACCGGGGGTGCCTTAGTGAAACCTTATTCGTGGATAAGAGATAGCTACGGAACATCTACTATCTGGGGTTGGGAT is part of the Penicillium psychrofluorescens genome assembly, chromosome: 4 genome and encodes:
- a CDS encoding uncharacterized protein (ID:PFLUO_006128-T1.cds;~source:funannotate), with amino-acid sequence MFNCTKSGASCDLQNIRGEDLVVAKYVQSLENKVACLEIQLQRHQPARAEQPDARFPPGGLPGRISIGDVQVNSLCFDMPDASSFADSSQFGLHLALNLSDVAQASTMSKAGTTSPQSTEDSHSQGDRLDTSPSSGSYPFTSIMDNHAEGAGPPSEDLGMKLIETYSERLDWRYPFLDLDQILELHQGREALSRVDPQSLTANQRFGLFKLYLVYAIGSGLLALTEKQTSSPTPEAFYATAIQHISAAREPQSLESIEAMVLLGIFHLRCSLSQELWYLIGFAMRTCIHQGMYLSRREVDLLPATIQKRRKLFWTVYSLERNISIALGYPVSLPDRLIDVDMPTVMRDDDHKLRQAIHIFQLRRIESRIHHSIYRNDRTLQDLLPKTKGHYQQLQEWKDSIVASVDLYSSRRLDYFLLHYHRAMRLLIQPFLSILPSSDPYYNACLESAGQICQIHKRLHQNSDYGHSFIAVQTVFVSGIVLLYCLWTHASDVWSVRLSNNIRACSSVLFVMGERTPWVRRYRDAFEALVSVTMERLETQQTGTGVGGAGTTEDIPMNDTAAPAAQDTQIDSNAVVSSEEFMNGPESVPGEPMPPPLQVLQDRWMEFDTMAVVNELATWADPDTPSAQIPWTLGYGNFGDSSWEEWQLP
- a CDS encoding uncharacterized protein (ID:PFLUO_006125-T1.cds;~source:funannotate); protein product: MRLDRSPIHGFRQTTTKFSSPTLRFLLCFLLFYTVLALYVRARSARDPGSVFFQPSSYELSYSAARLEEADAFIDQVDQNPDIEIPKASSNPQLCVGLATIAREGRRYFRSAVGTVLEGLSETERAEIYLITFIAHTNPSEHPAYNETWLHKVSDRVLLYNSTVVDMDVDIEHIHSLESEEAKKDAKEKALFDYRFLLKACEEVGAPYVVMMEDDIVAQDGWYHRTRAAIQSAEEQTKEIEASKWLYLRLFYTEKFLGWNADDWPVFLSYSVLTVAFVACSLTGCRQYNKRLRTMIPKEMILIACGICTPLLIGLFFAAGQVTTRPIPQGVHQMPRYACCSQAFVFPRTRVPDIVGWYTEKGRGEADSLTEEFADKYNEIRWAVTPSIVQHVGRTSSKTSRTGSVAKLWNFEFETNDLEVLREEHDRIKDQEYA
- a CDS encoding uncharacterized protein (ID:PFLUO_006127-T1.cds;~source:funannotate), translating into MVHIEPKYQVPRDFEGYGEEGFDAKWPNGARIAVSFVLNYEEGGERCILDGDNMSEPYLWEKGSSGGHRDNARYLNAEHDFEYGSRVASWRLIRLFKEFGWTFTTYAVAMALKKNPTFAKALVRDGHEIATHGVRWKDFWDYNLEEDKAYIKESLLLLKEVTGEMPAGAYFGRGTPQTHHLFPEVWKELGAEFLWSSECYNDDVPYWLDLPWENDLPEKDREGMLLIPYNYDCNDGKFHMAPGFGSSSGESYEKYLKNTFDMLYREGGKMMNIPIHTRIIGKPGRCEALRNFMKYVADKPDVWVTNRRDIAKHFRSKFPYQPDRKWVEDARKQE
- a CDS encoding uncharacterized protein (ID:PFLUO_006129-T1.cds;~source:funannotate), with translation MTWAIRTTDAFGSRKAFLKAIEAKEVDGEEAAYNEDLLPTEPERRSWGWIHYFTYYLTTSFSPTSYNLGASLATIGLQWWHTLIAATIASIFLSIVVALNSRGATRYHVGYPVMGRAAGGPRGAKFFIFIRGAVATIFFSTNLYYGGMLMAVLLRCIFGSAWDNIPNHLPANAGITSANMLAFFIYWFFQMGLMFVHPIVLRHIFVVKAFYSTVALFAVLGWAIHQNHGSLGNFHFDGQVILSGSSLVWPMISAINSVCAALCPILINQPDIARYAQKPSQATWSQTLGIFISKILIMFLSAGTTSAAKGFLGTSYWNVWDLYDAILTTYWGAGARAGIFFACFGMILAIMATNAGTNSLPAGADMSGLVPRYINIVRGQIICGLLGPLFFPWKIIANATSFLTFLSSYTVFLMPVCGIMVVDYWLIRRGNIHVPSLYSREPASPYTYWKGWNLRAMAAWLAGTAFVIHGVAGALKPGLTDQASKNMYKLGFFLSFLMSSAVYYAGNLLFPTQIYPEGKQDTPKTWEYMADSEGFFDGESVLTIRLGNGAVMSEKDIA
- a CDS encoding uncharacterized protein (ID:PFLUO_006126-T1.cds;~source:funannotate), yielding MAPSREELLSLARGLSFEIPDHEIEDYEVLLARTEKTLETVAAMDGKQNVHFPQAADNPLGAWAWRFELSSKSPISNILQDKTFCLKDNICVAGVPCLLGTDTFRDWIPRTDATVVTRIIDAGGTITGKAVCENLSRGAVSSTAATGPVHNPYARGYSVGGSSSGTAAVVASGGTDMGLGCDQGGSIRIPAALTGLYGLKPTAGLVPYTGIASNDASLDYVGPITTTCLDNAVLLEAIAGADGLDDRSGPGIPSPKDVPRYSHLIRQSAAAGIEGLRIGVLKEGLPADIDPHVEKKFRDAVKVFEKLGASVQDVSVPLHAHGRGVYSVLSKMGNHMGMMGQATGRRQAMLTDLYEKKGFPYTPEVVSKMSVMSKDGLLAGEFAWQRYATVYPKAANIMRKLKDLYDGVLSSVDVIVMPTTLSPANRLPAVDAKPVVQMEAAKGMTENTCSFNATGHPALAMPIGFVPAKDDVSTKLPASMQVVGRWHDELTVLRVAYAWEQTINWKEF